A genome region from Cetobacterium sp. ZOR0034 includes the following:
- a CDS encoding RnfABCDGE type electron transport complex subunit G: MEKNRFIHYGLVLTLIASISAGILSLVNGVTQKVIKENERAAVNAARILVLPKAISFDEEAIVKVDGLDFIPGNGDNGKPVGYVVTVSEPGYAANIDFVLGIDRRGRVTGLNIIGSQETPGLGSKILDLEWQKKAIGKDASYEFNKSADGFAGATISPNAVYTGIKRALNSFNSGVNKR, encoded by the coding sequence ATGGAGAAAAATAGATTTATTCACTATGGACTAGTTTTGACATTGATTGCCTCAATATCTGCTGGAATCTTATCACTTGTAAACGGAGTAACTCAAAAAGTTATAAAAGAAAATGAAAGAGCAGCGGTAAATGCAGCTAGAATTTTAGTTTTACCAAAAGCAATATCTTTTGATGAAGAAGCTATAGTAAAAGTTGATGGTTTAGATTTTATTCCAGGAAATGGAGATAATGGAAAACCTGTAGGTTATGTTGTAACTGTTTCGGAACCTGGATATGCAGCTAATATAGACTTTGTATTAGGAATAGATAGAAGAGGAAGAGTTACAGGATTAAATATAATAGGTAGCCAAGAAACACCAGGATTAGGATCAAAAATTCTAGATTTAGAATGGCAAAAGAAAGCTATAGGAAAAGATGCTTCATATGAATTCAATAAATCGGCAGATGGATTTGCAGGGGCAACAATCTCTCCAAATGCTGTTTATACAGGAATTAAAAGAGCTCTAAATAGCTTTAATAGTGGGGTGAACAAAAGATAA
- a CDS encoding RnfABCDGE type electron transport complex subunit D, whose protein sequence is MAKILKMGPSPHIRTKETVDDVMYDVIIALLPALLAASYFFGIRAIVVTAVSILSCMITEFICQKLMKQDVQIFDGSAIITGILYAFVIPPYMSLAYVIVGAVVSIILGKMVFGGLGHNIFNPALVGRAFVQASWPVAITTFMYDDMGGATLLDTMKRGLGSDVALIDKGNLYLNTFVGKMGGCLGETSALALLLGGLYLIYKKQIDWKVPTIMIGTVFIAALIAGADPFLHVFSGGLFLGAFFMATDMVTSPHTPKGKAIFALGIGILVSLIRFKGGYPEGVAYSILIMNGFVPLINRYISPKKFGEVK, encoded by the coding sequence GTGGCAAAAATTTTAAAGATGGGGCCATCGCCTCATATCAGAACTAAAGAAACTGTAGATGATGTAATGTATGATGTGATAATTGCATTACTTCCAGCACTTTTAGCAGCGAGCTATTTTTTTGGAATTAGAGCGATAGTAGTAACAGCAGTATCTATTTTATCATGTATGATAACAGAATTCATTTGTCAGAAATTGATGAAGCAAGATGTTCAGATTTTTGATGGAAGTGCAATTATAACAGGAATTTTATATGCTTTTGTTATACCACCTTATATGTCGTTGGCATATGTAATTGTAGGAGCTGTAGTTTCTATTATATTAGGAAAAATGGTGTTCGGTGGATTAGGACACAACATATTTAACCCAGCATTAGTTGGAAGAGCATTTGTTCAAGCGTCTTGGCCAGTTGCAATAACAACATTTATGTACGATGATATGGGTGGAGCAACCCTATTAGATACAATGAAGAGAGGTCTAGGATCAGATGTAGCATTAATTGATAAAGGAAACTTATATTTAAATACTTTCGTAGGGAAAATGGGTGGATGTTTAGGAGAAACTTCTGCATTAGCATTACTTTTAGGTGGATTATATTTAATTTACAAAAAGCAAATTGACTGGAAAGTACCGACGATTATGATAGGAACAGTATTTATAGCAGCTTTGATAGCTGGAGCAGATCCATTCTTACATGTATTCTCAGGTGGACTATTTTTAGGAGCGTTCTTTATGGCAACAGATATGGTAACTTCTCCTCACACTCCAAAAGGAAAAGCTATATTTGCTTTAGGAATTGGAATTTTAGTATCTTTAATTAGATTTAAAGGTGGATATCCAGAAGGAGTAGCATATTCGATATTAATAATGAATGGGTTCGTACCGCTTATAAATAGATATATAAGCCCTAAAAAATTTGGGGAGGTAAAATAA
- a CDS encoding RnfABCDGE type electron transport complex subunit E gives MAKSNKEILLNGIIKENPVFVLLLGLCPTLGVTSSSINGMAMGLATMAVIVFSNMLISMMKSFIPDKVRIPAFIMVIASLVTIVEMVMKAYLPDLYKVLGLFIPLIVVNCIVLGRAESFASKNSVFKSLLDGVGAGLGFTLALTVLGTIREILGNGTAFGIPVTPAGFTPALIFILAPGAFITIGFIIATQNYFKARKSGVK, from the coding sequence ATGGCAAAATCAAATAAAGAGATATTATTAAATGGAATAATAAAAGAAAATCCAGTTTTTGTTTTATTATTAGGATTGTGTCCAACATTAGGAGTTACATCATCTTCAATAAATGGAATGGCAATGGGATTAGCAACTATGGCGGTTATTGTATTTTCGAATATGCTAATATCTATGATGAAAAGTTTTATACCGGATAAAGTTAGAATACCTGCTTTCATAATGGTTATAGCTTCATTAGTTACAATAGTTGAAATGGTTATGAAAGCTTATCTTCCAGATTTATACAAGGTGCTTGGTTTATTTATACCACTTATTGTTGTAAACTGTATAGTGCTTGGAAGAGCGGAAAGTTTCGCTTCAAAAAACAGTGTATTCAAATCACTTTTAGATGGAGTTGGAGCAGGTTTAGGATTTACTTTAGCATTAACTGTGTTAGGAACTATAAGAGAGATTTTAGGAAATGGAACTGCATTTGGAATTCCAGTGACACCAGCAGGATTTACTCCAGCTTTAATCTTCATATTAGCACCAGGGGCATTTATAACAATTGGGTTTATAATTGCCACTCAAAATTATTTTAAAGCTAGAAAAAGCGGGGTGAAATAA
- the rsxC gene encoding electron transport complex subunit RsxC encodes MKFFGFKGGVHPPENKIQTENAAIELLAAPKMVFIPLLQHIGVPLVPSVEIGEKVLKGQKIADSEAFLSVPVHSSVSGIVKKIENLPFPLMGNVQTIVIENDEQDEWIDLEKNSNWEKMSKDELLKIIRAKGIVGLGGAAFPTHIKLNPPADVKIDYLLLNGAECEPYLNSDNRVMIEEPSKVIEGIKIMKYILNVDNAVIGIEDNKSEAIDIMRKAAEGTNIEVMPLKTMYPQGGEKSLIKAILNKEVPSGKLPSAVGVVVNNTTTAAAIYDAIVNGLPLVDKVVTVTGKAVKDPKNLKAAIGTPISLLLERCGYDESEVEKIVMGGPMMGMAQLTLEVPVIKGTSGLLALTKKETNYCKPKACIGCGKCVDACPMSLEPIMYARLAEFSQWEELAKYHLMDCIECGSCAYICPANRPLTEAIKIGKAKLRSMKK; translated from the coding sequence ATGAAATTCTTCGGATTCAAAGGCGGAGTACATCCACCTGAAAATAAGATCCAAACTGAAAATGCAGCCATAGAATTATTGGCAGCACCAAAAATGGTTTTCATACCACTTCTTCAACATATAGGGGTTCCTTTAGTTCCTTCAGTGGAAATAGGAGAAAAAGTTTTAAAAGGACAAAAAATTGCGGATTCAGAAGCTTTTTTATCTGTGCCAGTTCATTCAAGTGTAAGTGGAATAGTAAAAAAAATTGAAAATCTCCCATTTCCATTAATGGGGAATGTACAAACAATTGTAATTGAAAATGATGAACAGGATGAATGGATTGATTTAGAAAAAAATTCAAACTGGGAAAAAATGAGTAAGGATGAACTTCTGAAAATAATTAGAGCTAAAGGGATAGTAGGACTTGGAGGAGCAGCATTTCCAACTCATATAAAGCTAAACCCTCCGGCAGATGTAAAGATAGATTATTTATTATTAAATGGAGCAGAATGTGAGCCATACTTAAACTCAGATAATAGAGTTATGATTGAAGAGCCTTCAAAAGTAATAGAAGGTATAAAAATAATGAAGTACATTTTAAATGTAGATAATGCTGTTATTGGAATTGAAGATAACAAATCAGAAGCTATAGATATTATGAGAAAAGCTGCAGAAGGGACAAATATAGAAGTTATGCCTTTAAAAACTATGTATCCACAAGGTGGAGAAAAGTCTCTTATAAAAGCAATACTTAATAAAGAAGTTCCATCTGGAAAGTTGCCATCAGCAGTAGGTGTAGTGGTTAATAATACAACAACAGCAGCCGCAATTTATGATGCGATAGTGAATGGATTGCCTTTAGTAGATAAAGTAGTAACAGTAACAGGAAAAGCTGTAAAAGACCCTAAGAATTTAAAAGCAGCTATCGGAACACCAATATCTCTTCTTTTAGAGAGATGTGGTTATGATGAAAGTGAAGTAGAAAAAATAGTTATGGGTGGACCTATGATGGGAATGGCTCAATTGACACTTGAGGTACCGGTAATAAAGGGAACTTCAGGGTTATTAGCCTTAACAAAAAAGGAAACAAACTACTGCAAACCAAAAGCATGTATAGGTTGTGGAAAATGCGTAGATGCCTGTCCAATGTCTTTAGAACCGATAATGTATGCTAGATTAGCTGAATTTTCACAATGGGAAGAGTTAGCAAAATATCACTTAATGGACTGTATAGAGTGTGGTTCATGTGCATATATTTGTCCTGCAAATAGGCCATTAACAGAAGCTATAAAAATTGGAAAAGCTAAACTTAGATCGATGAAAAAGTAG